TTTCTGGGTAGTGAACGATGTATTTGGTTTTGTTATTTGGCCAAGCAACATCTTTTTCGCCAGCAGCCAATGGCTTGCCAACAGTATGGATACAGGGAACGAATTCGCCATCAGCACCCAGTTGATCGATAACAGCCTTACCCATACGAGTCATTAGGCGCATATTGATTGCAACATATGGGCTGTCAGATAGCTCAACACCAATGTGAGCAATTGGAGAACCGATTGGACCCATTGAAAATGGAACCACATACATTGTTCTGCCGCGCATGCAACCATCGAACAAAGGTTGCAATGTCGCACGCATTTCGCTTGGCTCTACCCAGTTATTTGTAGGGCCAGCGTCTTCTTTTTTAGCCGAGCAAATGAAAGTACGGTCTTCAACGCGCGCCACATCCTCAGGATCAGATAGGGCCAAAAATGAGTTTTTACGCTTAGCGGGATTTAGGCGTTTGAAAACGCCCGCACTAACTAACAACTCACAAAACTCATCGTATTCAGCTTGAGAGCCGTCACACCAACGAATTGCATCTGGCTTAGTGAGGGCAGCAACTTCTGCAACCCACTTAATTAAACGCTCGTTTTTTACGTAAGCTGGCGCATTCACATTGATCTGGCTGCTAGCGGTTGAAGTCATATGTTTCCCTATGAAAATTGAATTTTTTAATCCGATGATTTTAACATTTTGGTCACATTTACCGTATTGACCGCCCGCATAAGAGTAGGGGGATTAGACGATTATTTGCCTATGCAAAATTGACTAAAAATCTTGCCCAAAAGGTCGTCTGGAAGAAGCTTTCCAGTGATTTGGCCAAGGTGGTTTTGGGCTAAAGCGAGCTCTTCTGCAAGCAATTCCAGCGAATTGTTGCCATTTGCTGCGAACTGCTCCGATCTTGCAATATGTTCTGATGCCCTTTCAATACAGTCCAGATGACGCCTGCGGCTGACAATAACGCCCTCTTGAGTGCCGCCCCAACCAACCCTTTTTAGAATTTCCTGTTTTAAGGCATCGACCCCTTGGCCGGTTTTAGCTGAAATAGCAATTACATTGTTCAAAGCAGATGTCGCACCAAGCTCCAGAAGGTCGGCTTTATTTACCACCTCCAAAATTGCGCACTTTGGCGGAATGGCCCCTAAAACTCGTTTTTTCAGACCATCATCCTCCGAATCCACATTAGGGGCGCTTAAGAAAATAACTAGATCCGCAGAATGAATGGCCTCCCAGGTTCGTTCTATTCCTTTGGCCTCGACCTCGTCTGAGGTCTGTCTTAATCCTGCGGTATCAATAACGTGCATGGGCACGCCTTCAATTTGAATGCTTTCCTTAATCCGATCTCGGGTAGTCCCCGCGATGGCGGTCACGATCGCTACCTCTTCGCCAGCCAATGTATTTAGCAAAGAACTTTTGCCAACGTTTGGCGCACCAACCAAAACCAGTTGTATGCCGTCCCGCAAAATTTTGCCTTGCTTGGCTCCATTTTGAAGTATTTGCAATTTTGTTTTTACAGCACTCAAACGCTCGCGTGCATGGGCGTTTTCTAAAAACTCAATTTCTTCTTCGGGAAAGTCCAGCGTGGACTCAACCAAAATTCGTAACTGCGTGATTTCTTCTACAAGGGCATTCACATCATCCGAAAAATTTCCCTGCAAAGATCTTGCCGCGCCTCGAACAGCAGCCTCGCTTTGAGCATCAATCAAATCTGCTATTGCCTCGGCCTGAGCTAAATCAATCTTATTATTTAGATAAGCCCGCAGACTAAACTCGCCGGGCTCAGCAATCTCTAAGCCGATATCTTTCCCAAGCTCAAGACATCGCTGCATAACCAACTCAAGCAAATGTGGTCCGCCATGACACTGCAGCTCAAGAATGTCTTCGCCCGTAAAGGAAGCGGGGGCAACAAAATAGATCGCAAGCACCTGATCAATAAGCTGGCCAAGCTTGTCTCGCAAAGCCAGTAATGTTGCTTGTCTTGGTTGAAGATTTTTTTGAAACAAGGCTTGAATAAGCCCTGTTAAATTTTGTCCGCTGATGCGGATTACACCGACCCCAGCCTTGCCTGGGGCAGTAGCAATAGCAATGATGGGAATCTTACGCGTCACCATTGCTATTTGCCTTTAACAAACCTAAGCCATTTTATTTGGCAGGTTTTTTGCCAAATAGTTTGTTGATTTGCCACTGCTGCGCAATAGACAATAAATTATTTACTACCCAATATAAAACAAGGCCAGCAGGGAAGAAGAAGAACATGATCGAAAAAACAATCGGCATGTACATCATTACCTTTGCTTGCACTGGATCAGGTGGTGTTGGATTGAGTTTGGTCTGAACAAACATCGACACGGCCATAATCACCGGCAATATGTAGTACGGATCCGGAACCGATAAGTCGTGGATCCATAAAACCCATGGGGCA
This DNA window, taken from Polynucleobacter sp. MWH-UH25E, encodes the following:
- the mnmE gene encoding tRNA uridine-5-carboxymethylaminomethyl(34) synthesis GTPase MnmE produces the protein MVTRKIPIIAIATAPGKAGVGVIRISGQNLTGLIQALFQKNLQPRQATLLALRDKLGQLIDQVLAIYFVAPASFTGEDILELQCHGGPHLLELVMQRCLELGKDIGLEIAEPGEFSLRAYLNNKIDLAQAEAIADLIDAQSEAAVRGAARSLQGNFSDDVNALVEEITQLRILVESTLDFPEEEIEFLENAHARERLSAVKTKLQILQNGAKQGKILRDGIQLVLVGAPNVGKSSLLNTLAGEEVAIVTAIAGTTRDRIKESIQIEGVPMHVIDTAGLRQTSDEVEAKGIERTWEAIHSADLVIFLSAPNVDSEDDGLKKRVLGAIPPKCAILEVVNKADLLELGATSALNNVIAISAKTGQGVDALKQEILKRVGWGGTQEGVIVSRRRHLDCIERASEHIARSEQFAANGNNSLELLAEELALAQNHLGQITGKLLPDDLLGKIFSQFCIGK